The following DNA comes from Suncus etruscus isolate mSunEtr1 chromosome 12, mSunEtr1.pri.cur, whole genome shotgun sequence.
ACCCTAGAATTTTCTCTAAGTCACTTAGGGGGCAGAGAGGAGAGGCTCAAAGGAAACCCTTTCAGAACATCTATTTCTTGTGGAAAaagtaaaagttaatttaaaaaaatgcccatctcaaaaaacaaaaacaataaaaacctgcAGACCAGGCTAGTAGCCCACTTCCTGGTCAGGGCTTCCTTAGTACTCAATTCTGAATCAACACTGATTATTTTTAGCCTGGGATGAATAGGGAGCAGAATCAAAGTCCTGGTCCAAAAAGTGATGCTCTCTGAATCCCTAATTAGCATTAGATCTGTGACTAGATAAAGGAGCTGCAGTCTCTTATCAGCACCTTGAACTCAAGATCTTGAATTAGTCAAAGAAGCTCCAAACCAAGATACCTTGGGTGTTCAGCCTGCCATTCCAGGCCAACAAGGCTGGGAAAGCTGTTTTTGGGATGTTAACAGAAGCACACACATCTCTTCTCACAATATGAAACTGGGTTAGACTACACTCTCTCCTCCTTCCATATGCATCTCAATGTTACCAATAAGAGGGCAGTTtagatttctttttagttttttaaaatcgACTTTCACATAAAAATATGCATGTGCCTATATTTATACACATCTATATTTACGTACAAATGTCAAAGTCTTAAAGGCTGGGGTTTATATCTTTGcccatcccctccccccaaacaacCCTAATAGAAAGGTTTTTCATtctgcttcaaaaataaaaaaaaaacaaaacaaataaaccaaaccaaaacaaaacaaaaaaacaacaacaaaacaacaacccaaAAGACTGTACAGTTCTGGACAGTCAGGCTGGTGGCTCAGTGAATGAGAGAACTAACTGGCAAGTCGGGGCTGCTGAGATCAGCCACATGGGGGAAGGAGGTTAGCTGCCTTGGGCTGAGTTTGCTGGTCCTGAAGTTACAGTTTTGGTTCGAGGCCTGTCGAGCATGCTGATTCAGTCCACCTTGAGCTTTGAAAGAAAGATCTGATCCTGATGTCAGTTTATCACAAGTGCATTAAAAAATAGCTCTATCAAATCCCACATTTATATGCAATCAAATTGAAAAGGACCAGACAAACAGTGCAAAGGTCaaataattactattttatattgGGACAATACAGTTCATATTTcaaccaaagacaaaaaaaaaaaagccatttaacTCAAAGGCACAACaattaaaactagaaaataatgGCATCTCCCAGATACCTTGTTTCTAAATAAAAGGAAGCAAATACACAGATTttgtccccctccctcccccaatgCAAGCCCACAAGCTTTTCCCAAAGTCTTGAGTTCGTGATGCTATCCAGCATCCAGCATTGTGGACCCGTGAGGCGCTTGAGCGTAGCAATGAAACAAAATGCTTGTGAGGTCTAGAGAATGGCATACCAAGGGACCTCAAAGTGCAGATCCATCTTTGCAAACATGTTACAGGATGAGCTGGCTCTCGGAACACTATCATTCTGCTAAAATTCGGGAAGCAGGCTTTAAAAATGCAAAAGGCATCCTAGTTGTATTTCAGTGCAAATCTTCAGCTGGTAATTGGAAAAGATTCCAACAATAAAAAATCCTTTGTGTTGCCTGCTCTTCCCCACACCCAAagttgaaatggaaaaaaaaagtaaaagaaaaagaaaaagaactaaacaAAACCAGGGTTTACAGATGATTTTGGAATCATTTAGGAATCCACTAGTTCTGGTGAAAAATTGTAATTTGCTGAGAATTATTACATAGAAAAATCAGACTCAAAATAAATCTTGCTTTGTTTAGACTGCTCTTCAGGTAGAGAATGAGCTTCCAGTTAGAGGGTGTTTTGACTTTTACTCGGTTGTGTGGAAGAGAGAGGTGTTGGGGACGGTGGGCCGTGGGCGCACAGGCAGCTGCCTGCCATGGTTGAGCAGTCGAGCCCTTAGGTTAGTTACGGTGCATCTGTGGATTTAGGAATGCTCTCATCATTCTGTGACACACACTTTGATTCAGCGTCACTGATTTTTACAAATGGTTTGAATTCAATGAAAAAGATTCGCCTGAGGCCGAAAATATCAAGACCTCAGAACTAGGAATGcaaaaatattaagggaaatGAACCAATTTTGTAGATTCCTACATACAAAGTTTCCAGAACATCTATAAAAGCACAAAGTcataagaattaatttttttccattacattagtttatataaaatgaataaatagtatttatagatttaatgtgTCTTCTGTACATATGCATGTGCTCTGTTTGATagcttaaataaaaatgctaCAAAGTGGGAAACCACTTAAAGgggaaatcaaaaagaaaaaaagaaaaaaaatcagcttttaAACTATCTATCCAAAGACTCCATTAAGAAGTTTTGGGGTTTGTCCAAAAATAAGAAGAGGAATTCTAGCAACACCGCACTAGCCTCTCCTGGTCACCTGCAACACAGAGAGTAGAAATGTGGACTTTTCCTTTCACTGATGGACACTAGCTCAGCTAGCTCCAAAGCTCAGTTATTGCTGAAAGTTAAATAGGAAAATAGATTAGCATTGGACCAAATGTCACTTATTTATGGGtgaggggagagaagaagaggCATAATCACTTTGTGTTAAGTGGGAAATGGAGATCTCATTTATCTCTGaggtaggaaaaaaaatattccagagaCAAGTAGCATCACAAACTGTGAGGGGGGAAATGGGTCCTGGGAGAGCGGAGGTAGCGCAGTCCCAGGACCATCGCACAGAAGAGAGATTGTACCGTTTGTTTGCGAAGACAAACAAGGCTGGAACTTTGATAAGCTGTGCAACCCCAAAGACATGCTATCGAGGTGTCCATTATCAAGTGAGAAACACTGCGCCCATCCCCACACAGGCCGGGGAGTTAGCACGGAAGTGTGCGAAGGGGTGTTTTCTGGAGGTATTCCTGACTCCTCACGGGGGTAAGGTCCATGGTTAAGTGCTCTTAAAAGCTGCTTTCAAAGCTGACTTTGGAGTTCTGAGAACAGGATCTCAGCTTGAAAAGTTTGTTTCCTTCCGTTTCCTAAGCACAAGACACATTCGGATATTTCTTCTAGGTCAGTCACAGAGGAAGCCAGAAAACTTTGAGAAGGGTCTCGTAGGCTAGACGGGGACAATAAAGGAGAAGGGGAGCTGCTGAGATGTGAAAGTTGCTTTTTCGGTCTAAGAATTCTTGGGTGCTTCAAATTGATTGGAATGTATGGTCTCTCGGAGACGAATTTCTATGCAAAGAGAGAAGCTAGCGGGTGCGGTCAGAGGCCCACCATCCTAAGCACTTCCTCACACTTTTACAAAGCTGATTTTGGTGAAGGTGGCACACTGACATCTACGTGCAAGGGAATTGTGGCAGGTCCAATACACTACCTAATCAGATCCAACAGGGAGAGCCAATCCAGGAGGCAGCGGAGACGACCATCTTCTCTTATAGGCCAAGACACTTCTGATGACTGTCTTGGAGCTTTATTCTCTTGATGCTGGAGCTGGAGTAGCCCTCGTCACTGCCCAGGCTCTGCATGCTTCCCCGCTCGTCAGAATCACTCACGCTGCTGCTGCTCCAGTCCAGATCCCCCGTGAGAGAGTCTGTGCTTTCAACATCCACATCGATTTCTTCTGTGGGGAGGACAAAAGACAGACAGACGTTGGAACAGATTCCATAGAACTCAGGCAAAACAAGGCAGCCCTGCCAAGGAGACTGATCTAAAGAAAGAGGGACTGGTGATTGAGGGTCTGCACAAAACCTGTCTCAGGTGAAACAGGTTCCAGAGCATTCTCATCTTCCCGGgaaggcaggcagggaaggggCCCAGCCGTGGATTGCAAGGGGCCTCACCCCTGTCGGAGTCGGAGCGCTCGGAAGAGACAGTGGAGCCAATGCTGTCCATCCGTATTCTCTCAATGCCCAGCTTCTCCAGCTGCCTCTTCAGGTGTCGCTGCTCTCGCTGAAGCTGGTCTATTTGGTGAATGGCTTTTCTGTCACAATCTTCAAGTTTCTGCAAATCAAAGGGGTAGTTGTTGGAGCCCACAGGCTGATTTCCAAATGGGCAGTGACCCTGCACCTTCCTCCCTGGCAATAAAATGTGCCAGTTCCCTGAAGAAGTCACCAAGTGTTACTTGACAAAGGACCTCAGAGACACAGGCAGAGGATAGATCAGTGGCTCCTGTCTTCATCTGTGACTGTTCACGATGGTTCAAGGGGTTCCAGATTGCAGTATCCCTCCACTCCCCCCCCACACCCACTTATTTAGCTTTCGGGTCACCTCCAGCTCTGCTCATCAATTACATCTgcccagaggttctcagggcttatttctgactctgcactcaggaaccactcctggtgggctcagggatcatatcggatgccagggattgaaccaaggtgagccatatgcaaggcaaacgttttacccaCTGTGTCTCTTTGACCTCAGAATATCCCTGTTTTAATCTTAAAAAGACTACAGGCAAGAACTCCCTGTAAGGAACTTCAACCTGACCTTCCTTGTCTGCAGCTCCACCCTAGACATGCATGTGCCCAGGGAACATGCCTGTGTCAGAAGCTGACACTTAAGTACA
Coding sequences within:
- the MXD1 gene encoding max dimerization protein 1 yields the protein MATAVRMNIQMLLEAADYLERREREAEHGYASMLPYNNKERDALKRRNKSKKTNSNSRSTHNEMEKNRRAHLRLCLEKLKGLVPLGPESSRHTTLSLLTKAKLHIKKLEDCDRKAIHQIDQLQREQRHLKRQLEKLGIERIRMDSIGSTVSSERSDSDREEIDVDVESTDSLTGDLDWSSSSVSDSDERGSMQSLGSDEGYSSSSIKRIKLQDSHQKCLGL